In Vigna angularis cultivar LongXiaoDou No.4 chromosome 8, ASM1680809v1, whole genome shotgun sequence, the DNA window AGGACGAAAGTATACACAGTTTAAGCCAACAATTTATGAAATTCACAGCGAAGATTTAAGATTtgtaagaaaaaggaaacaattttactaaaaaaaaagattacTATAAACAAGGACatgaaacatatattttaaaattttcacctTTTGAATGTTGGTATTTTTGTTTCCAATCAAGGGCatttattaaatgttaagaGTCATAACTGAAATATACGAGATTCCGACCAACTCTCAGAGAAGTAAAGAGTTAGAAAAAGGAGATGAtatttgaacaatttttttaataatttttttataataaattatgttattattttattagtatttatatttaaaatgcatcaatcacaaattatcatattataaaagaaaaaattgttaaaaaaacattttttttagaaaaaaaatgcagcACGTACCTGTTTCTCAGTAACAGTTTTGGTACTTGAATTTAGTGAGTTGTGAGATAACTTTGTGATGGATGGAGTAATATCAGTGATGGGGTTGGTTGAACTAAGATAAGGTGTACTTTGAGTAGCTGCATCTCTTGTCATTCCCTCTTTTCCCTTTTCTGAACAAAGACATAGCAAGAATAATTTTTTGTGTTAAAACTGTCATGAAGTAAACTGCAAAAGGAAACAACAGAGAACAGAAGAAGATGGTTAATTGAAGTGTATGTGAACCTGGAATGTGAAATTGAAGAGCTACTTCTTCTTGTATGCAATTGTTGAAAGTTGATGATGGCTTTGTCTGCATGTGTCTTGAGGAATAGACTAGTGGAGCAGACATGGTGGTTCTGTTTGTTGCTGAGTTTCTGAATGATCTTCCACTGAGAGTTTTAGCAGATAAACACTCCATTGGTACCTCCCCTGAAAAGGGGTTGCATATGTATTTTTCTGCTTCATTCCACTTTGAATTCAAGGCAAAACCTTCTGGTGACAGGCACTCCCAACTTTTATAGGCTGATCTTGCTTGCAATGCTGCAGTGGATCACCATGCAATCGGTTGAAAATATTCAACTAATATTATAAACCCTCTATTTGATAAGCATGAATTCAGATTCTCTGGTACCTTTTAGAGCAGTGGTGAAAGAGTAGGTTGAAGGGTCTATTTCATCTGTGAAAAAAATTAGGAGAAATGAACAAGATATTTCATGAAGTGATATTGAATAGGAGTAAACAAGAAATGTACCTTTGAAAGGGTATCCAGGTGAAGAAGCAGTGCTAGAAATGGTTATGTTTGATCTAAAAGATCTTGTGTCTTCTCTAAAGCTT includes these proteins:
- the LOC108344796 gene encoding uncharacterized protein LOC108344796 isoform X2, which codes for MASTVEMQPSYSSKKQDDDDSDFNFTEWGAKARISRENSKSRRYSASYIRSFREDTRSFRSNITISSTASSPGYPFKDEIDPSTYSFTTALKALQARSAYKSWECLSPEGFALNSKWNEAEKYICNPFSGEVPMECLSAKTLSGRSFRNSATNRTTMSAPLVYSSRHMQTKPSSTFNNCIQEEVALQFHIPEKGKEGMTRDAATQSTPYLSSTNPITDITPSITKLSHNSLNSSTKTVTEKQE
- the LOC108344796 gene encoding uncharacterized protein LOC108344796 isoform X1, which translates into the protein MASTVEMQPSYSSKKQDDDDSDFNFTEWGAKARISRENSKSRRYSASYIRSFREDTRSFRSNITISSTASSPGYPFKDEIDPSTYSFTTALKALQARSAYKSWECLSPEGFALNSKWNEAEKYICNPFSGEVPMECLSAKTLSGRSFRNSATNRTTMSAPLVYSSRHMQTKPSSTFNNCIQEEVALQFHIPEKGKEGMTRDAATQSTPYLSSTNPITDITPSITKLSHNSLNSSTKTVTEKQMEEKKDKEEKWDTVREVNENVKKDEEDKVCQQGRGCFSWLRKKTQREKESQTKDNIFFTHFKLC